A single genomic interval of Ramlibacter pinisoli harbors:
- a CDS encoding SCO family protein — protein sequence MPLVTHEDRPVRFYSDLVKDRVVFVSMMYAQCSDQCPLMTQNLRRVHEALGSRPGRDVFFYSITLLPEFDRPADLKAYAAQNRIGPGWTFLTGTKAAVEAIRMGMGFYDPDPAVDADITQHTGMVRVGNDSLQRWVMAPLLQDPQVILETLMAVDPVSRAAGRGSFGAIQA from the coding sequence GTGCCCCTCGTCACGCACGAGGACCGGCCGGTGCGCTTCTACAGCGACCTGGTGAAGGACCGCGTGGTGTTCGTCAGCATGATGTACGCGCAGTGCAGCGACCAGTGCCCCCTGATGACGCAGAACCTGCGGCGCGTGCACGAGGCGCTGGGCAGCCGCCCCGGCCGCGACGTGTTCTTCTACTCCATCACGCTGCTGCCGGAGTTCGACCGGCCGGCCGACCTGAAGGCCTACGCGGCCCAGAACCGCATCGGCCCCGGCTGGACCTTCCTCACCGGCACCAAGGCCGCGGTCGAGGCCATCCGCATGGGCATGGGCTTCTACGACCCCGACCCGGCGGTCGATGCCGACATCACCCAGCACACCGGCATGGTCCGCGTCGGCAACGACAGCCTGCAGCGATGGGTGATGGCGCCCCTGCTGCAGGACCCGCAGGTGATCCTGGAAACCCTGATGGCCGTCGACCCGGTCAGTCGCGCCGCCGGCCGCGGCAGCTTCGGGGCCATCCAGGCCTGA
- a CDS encoding multicopper oxidase family protein, which translates to MAMVPVPHEPPPPGPGSPSRRRLFQAAGATAAAAFTPHLANSQVVPVRPPSPPTTPWAQPLPVQQPITPVSGLSPLASLIAGARECGRADHQAFARFPPQELYKVEAKVGSHSFHPELPTQEVWGYDGQVPGPLFHARYGKPILVRFENKLPNALQGFGSPDISVHLHNMHTPSESDGFALDWFSPAACGPTLARPGEYKDHHYPMVYAGLDAYGGIGDPREALGTCWYHDHRVDFTAPNVYRGMAGFFLVFDHIDTGNENDTSPVALRLPSGEFDVPLMIADKHFDSGGYLMFDQFNTDGFVGDKPLVNGKIQPFFHVAPRKYRFRILDAGTSRTIDLQLMYQNRPQGFQHIANDGNLFEAPLSRTNVHLGIAERADLVVDFSKFPVGSELFLVNRVLQLDGTKPEKDFLTTPIQLLKFIVDRPMQGFDPSRVPLKLREQPPINLNEVVATRELSFTRTRGSWAINDKLFDGKPILSPKKGTAEIWNLRNLSGGWAHPLHIHFEEGRILTRNGAPPPAWEKGRKDVYFIGPNENVSVFLRFRDFTGKYIIHCHNTIHEDHAMMGRYDIVS; encoded by the coding sequence ATGGCCATGGTCCCCGTCCCCCACGAGCCCCCGCCGCCAGGCCCGGGCAGTCCGTCGCGGCGGCGCCTGTTCCAGGCCGCCGGCGCCACGGCCGCCGCGGCCTTCACGCCACATCTGGCCAACAGCCAGGTGGTGCCCGTGCGCCCGCCCAGCCCGCCGACCACGCCATGGGCCCAGCCCCTGCCGGTGCAGCAGCCGATCACGCCGGTCTCGGGCCTGAGTCCGCTGGCCTCCCTCATCGCCGGCGCCCGCGAATGCGGGCGTGCCGATCACCAGGCCTTCGCCCGGTTCCCGCCCCAGGAGCTCTACAAGGTCGAGGCCAAGGTCGGCTCGCACAGCTTCCACCCCGAGCTGCCGACGCAGGAGGTGTGGGGCTACGACGGCCAGGTCCCCGGCCCGCTGTTCCACGCCCGGTACGGCAAGCCGATCCTGGTGCGGTTCGAGAACAAGCTGCCCAACGCGCTGCAGGGATTCGGCTCGCCCGACATCTCGGTCCACCTGCACAACATGCACACCCCGTCGGAGAGCGACGGCTTCGCGCTCGACTGGTTCAGTCCGGCGGCGTGCGGCCCGACGCTGGCGCGGCCGGGCGAGTACAAGGACCACCACTACCCGATGGTGTACGCCGGCCTGGACGCCTATGGCGGCATCGGCGACCCGCGCGAGGCGCTGGGCACCTGCTGGTACCACGACCACCGGGTCGATTTCACGGCGCCCAACGTCTACCGCGGGATGGCCGGTTTCTTCCTCGTCTTCGACCACATCGACACCGGCAACGAGAACGACACCAGCCCCGTGGCCCTGCGCCTGCCCAGCGGCGAGTTCGACGTGCCGCTGATGATTGCCGACAAGCACTTCGACAGCGGCGGCTACCTGATGTTCGACCAGTTCAACACCGACGGCTTCGTGGGCGACAAGCCGTTGGTCAACGGCAAGATCCAGCCGTTCTTCCACGTGGCCCCGCGCAAGTACCGCTTCCGCATCCTGGATGCCGGAACATCGCGCACCATCGACCTGCAGCTGATGTACCAGAACCGGCCCCAGGGGTTCCAGCACATCGCCAACGACGGCAACCTGTTCGAGGCGCCCCTCTCCCGCACCAACGTGCACCTGGGCATCGCCGAGCGGGCCGACCTCGTGGTCGACTTCTCGAAATTCCCGGTCGGCTCGGAGCTGTTCCTGGTCAACCGCGTGCTGCAACTGGACGGAACCAAGCCGGAGAAGGATTTCCTGACGACGCCCATCCAGCTGCTGAAATTCATCGTCGACAGGCCGATGCAGGGGTTCGACCCGAGCCGCGTTCCCCTGAAGCTGCGCGAGCAACCGCCCATCAACCTGAACGAAGTGGTGGCCACGCGCGAACTCTCCTTCACCCGGACCCGGGGCTCGTGGGCCATCAACGACAAGCTGTTCGACGGCAAGCCGATCCTCAGCCCGAAGAAGGGCACGGCCGAGATCTGGAACCTGCGCAATCTCAGTGGGGGCTGGGCGCACCCGCTGCACATCCACTTCGAGGAGGGCCGCATCCTCACGCGCAACGGCGCGCCACCCCCGGCCTGGGAGAAGGGACGCAAGGACGTCTATTTCATCGGGCCGAACGAGAACGTCAGTGTGTTCCTGCGCTTCCGGGACTTCACCGGCAAGTACATCATCCACTGCCACAACACGATCCATGAAGACCACGCCATGATGGGCCGCTATGACATCGTCTCCTGA
- a CDS encoding LuxR C-terminal-related transcriptional regulator, protein MSEDSRMTFRVAGGNGMQSKGRTGGFSIFRNPPCVWPESMSGQPGAPVRVHVIDSDPHLRGVVAQELMGDTRTVVSGQAGSLRDGRRLLRDEPCDVLLVDMHLEDGLGLELISQARALRPPAEVVVLSRLDSDDDAMRAFDLGAAGFVVKDSWFVSFVQAVLQVANGGASVTPSVSRRLLLQLGRGRAATELGLSPGQVVRIKLSERELEVLKMIASGLTSVEIGQRLAISCTTVNSHVKNMYQKLHVKSRAQAVSCASSWGLI, encoded by the coding sequence ATGAGCGAAGACAGTCGAATGACGTTCAGGGTCGCCGGAGGGAACGGCATGCAGTCCAAGGGGCGCACGGGTGGCTTCTCGATCTTCCGCAACCCACCTTGCGTGTGGCCCGAGTCGATGAGCGGGCAGCCGGGGGCCCCGGTTCGCGTCCACGTGATCGACAGCGACCCCCACCTGCGCGGCGTCGTTGCACAGGAGTTGATGGGCGACACCCGCACGGTGGTCTCGGGCCAGGCCGGGTCGCTGCGCGACGGTCGCCGGTTGCTGCGCGACGAACCCTGCGACGTGCTGCTGGTCGACATGCACCTCGAGGATGGGTTGGGCCTGGAGCTGATCTCGCAGGCCCGGGCACTGCGCCCGCCGGCGGAGGTGGTGGTCCTGTCGCGGCTGGACAGTGACGACGATGCGATGCGGGCGTTCGACCTGGGCGCGGCCGGCTTCGTGGTCAAGGATTCCTGGTTCGTGAGCTTCGTGCAGGCCGTGCTCCAGGTGGCCAACGGCGGCGCCTCGGTCACGCCGTCGGTTTCCCGCCGCCTGCTGCTCCAGCTCGGCCGTGGCCGCGCCGCCACGGAACTAGGGTTGTCCCCAGGCCAGGTCGTGCGCATCAAGCTCTCCGAGCGGGAGCTCGAGGTGCTCAAGATGATCGCCAGCGGCCTGACCAGCGTCGAAATCGGCCAGCGCCTCGCCATCAGCTGCACGACGGTCAACTCGCACGTCAAGAACATGTACCAGAAGCTGCACGTCAAGTCGCGTGCCCAGGCCGTCAGCTGCGCGAGCAGCTGGGGCCTGATCTAG